In Asterias rubens chromosome 2, eAstRub1.3, whole genome shotgun sequence, the sequence TTTTCGAGCGGTGTCTTCCGGTTATTCATCGGTCTCTGGATCGGGTAAACCACCGATAGCAAGTGTTGTTAGCAAGCCCGACCAACCACCACTGGTGGCTGGCAGTGGTAGCTTATTGAGTAAAATAAAAGGAGATGAGAAACTACACTCTTTGGTGAACTCATATGAAGATATTGTGGGAATTGGAGAAGTCAAACGCGCTCAGGAAAAAGTCACTCAGGTAAATTTCAGAAttgatcaattaaaaaaaaaaaaaaatcagtttcataaaaataatgattttactttAGCAATTtagtaaaatattttgttaacataAACAATTGCATTTCTTTATGTATGTGTGTCATCATGAAGTTTATTTTTACATGTGATGTGTATGCATTGAATCTTTATTGAAAATAACTTAAAGGGGCAGTGCACTACACATGATCCATAATTCTACCTCAATTCAATGCATGATCAAAACATGCCTGTGGGGCTAGCTATACAGATTTATATTGAGGGAGAGCGCACAATATGCAGTAACTGGGTGAGATTTCATAATTCCTTATATACCGTCACACTCACAGGCCTGCTTTGAACATCATGATGACCCGCTCCCTTTAAAGCTCCAAAGTCATAAATTCATAGTTTTTTAGTAAACTCACAGTCATAACCTTACAGTAACAATcttgggtgtgtttttttttgccagatTGAAAAGTTCTTCATGGAGGTTCGTGAAAACGTCAAGAAATCTTCACAAAAGTTACACAACGTCCAATCTGACCTTCGAGCAGTACGAGCCAAGCTTGACAGAACGCCTCGCGATGATGCCAAATTCTTAGAATATGCCACTGAAGAACATCTTATGATCCAGAGTGAGAAGAAAATCGAAGAAGAGCATGAGGCGATAGAGGACATGGAGCGTAGTGCATTCGCTAAGCTGTCAGTGGCCGTCAGAGAAAGCCATGAAAAGCAAAGATCACAAGAAGAGAGGACAAAATATTGGGGTGTTATAGGATCGATTGTGGGAACAATAATAGGGTTATTAGGTTCTACGATGATCAACCAAAGACGAATGCATGAACTGAGGACGATGGTCAGTGATCTTCAAAAGGATATTGGTCAGGACGGTCAGCTGAGAGATCTTCAAGGGTTTGTGGATAACATTAGAGGTGTTGTGAATGGTGCAGCAAAACAGGGTCAAGATCTTACCATCGCTTTGGACAGTCTTGCCCAACAGCAGCAAGATGCGTTGAACACACAGGACAAGAATATCACAAAGATGTTGAAGCAGCAGGAAGGGGTACTCTTACAGGAGCTTGAAGGGGTACGGCGATTCGCTTCTATTGGGTCAGGAGATATGACTACGCTGGAGGAGATGGTTAATGACGCTGAACAGAAACTAGAATGGGAAATGAAATTGAGTACTTTATCAACTGTTGTGTTTATCTACGGTGCTTTTGCCCTAACCCTGCCTATACTTTATAGTATATTtaaatgacattttgaaaagcaaaATGAACCATGTATTCTGTTTATAGAGTCATTTTATACCGTTTTGATGAAGTTTCTTGATTGtatgcaatttttttaaaacagctcTTTGTAATCATGTTTCGGGGGGTATTTTTCTGACATAACTTAAGTTGAGTGTTTTATAAATTACAATTGAATACACACATAAATGCTTCCCAATTTTCtcataacataaacaaaaacattgttgttAAGATTTTATATTTCACTTTCCtggcccaggggtcgatttcacaaaactcttactaacttaggactagtcctaggcaatgctaagagataggaccagtcccaaGTACtgatcctaacttaggactggtcccatctcttagcattgcctaggactagtcctagggtaggaagagttttgtgaaatgagtaTCCCAGGGCTTGAACTTTGTTCTAGAAagagcacagcaattttccccTGATAAGGGGCACTACAattggaaccttgcaaagggcaggATAGCAAAAGCATCTAATATAGGGCACCACGGCAAGTACTGTGGGTGCTTTTGGTCATTTCAAGGCCTGTTCGTACTAATGATCACTCTCACTTTGTAATGACTTATTATGCACAATTAATTCAATTTATCATAAGAACTTCCCACAAAACTTCAACCCTTGTTTCCCTCAAATTCATCAGTCTGTTTAATGGTTTGACCTGATTTTGATAGAATTAGTTCTGCTTAGCCGACTAGTTTTCTTTGAGTATGGAGCTACAGAGGTTTTGGGCCAGGCTCATtaaactacatacatgtaatgacTTTTAAGTTCTTTGTAAAAGAAAGACCCTAATAATTTCTTGTGGTTACATCAGTTGAGTTGagtgaaagggggggggggtcgtcaGATTGTCCTCGTTACCGGCCAGTACCAGCAGTGGTCTCTGGAATGGTAAATTCAATCAAGGTTGCCTCAAAAACTAAAAAGTGCACATACCtgccccccacccccacccatgCATTAAAGGGTGGAATCATAGACTTGACTACACTTGTAATGTTGTGGTAGTGGCCTTCATGCTGCCATACCACTCTCATAATGATCCTTCCAACAAATTTTGATCGATTGATCCTCGACTCATTTCCAATCTCTTCagaaaaatgttttagaaaCACCTGAATGTATTGTAGAAATCATGCCGatagacagacaaacaaatatacaaaaccAACGCAATCTCCTTTGTGGAAGCAATTACTTGCCTTTTGTAGGGTATGCACATCAAACATAATACATTTTTATGTAATGTATTCGATCAGtttcataattttaaaaagggcaaaggtcgttggttagAATCCCATCTGAGTGAAGAACCTTTGGAATTTTTGTTCACCGGACTCTTGAAAgaacagtgcttaacacacatggTGCGTGGGTAAAACAAGTGTTTGAAATGACACGTTTAACCGATTATACAACAAAACCACTTGTTTAAGTGCAAAGTGCAATCTTTTAAAAAGGCGCCGTACTCCAAAACTCCATTAAAATCTCACTTCACtcatattaaattaaaataaccaacttatttctttgtttttaaatatacaaaacatGTATTTTGAATTGTTGTATCCAAAGAGCATACTTTTATATAAACAACGAAATTCCAAAACCGAAACCAAACAGAGCAAATGCATCAAGGTCTTTATGTTTAAAATTAACCGATAGCTGTAAAGATTGTATATTGTACTAAAAGCAACATGTATTTTGATGGAATGGTAAAATGTTCAGGGAATTTAACATGCTTCCATTGACTTGTATTTTCGCTATTTTGCAAGAAATGTCTATGATATAAACTTCTagcaaataaaaatatacagcAGTA encodes:
- the LOC117306796 gene encoding mitochondrial potassium channel-like, which encodes MARQFDFKKLIFIRSFRAVSSGYSSVSGSGKPPIASVVSKPDQPPLVAGSGSLLSKIKGDEKLHSLVNSYEDIVGIGEVKRAQEKVTQIEKFFMEVRENVKKSSQKLHNVQSDLRAVRAKLDRTPRDDAKFLEYATEEHLMIQSEKKIEEEHEAIEDMERSAFAKLSVAVRESHEKQRSQEERTKYWGVIGSIVGTIIGLLGSTMINQRRMHELRTMVSDLQKDIGQDGQLRDLQGFVDNIRGVVNGAAKQGQDLTIALDSLAQQQQDALNTQDKNITKMLKQQEGVLLQELEGVRRFASIGSGDMTTLEEMVNDAEQKLEWEMKLSTLSTVVFIYGAFALTLPILYSIFK